A portion of the Chlamydia avium 10DC88 genome contains these proteins:
- the rplM gene encoding 50S ribosomal protein L13: MEKRKDTKTTLAKEADVKRSWYVINAEGKTLGRISSEIAKILRGKHKTTFTPYVAMGDGVIVINAEKVRLTGNKKAQKVYRYYTGFISGMREVPFENMLAKKPSYIIEHAVKGMLPKTRLSRRLLKSLRILKGSSYEAFEAQKPILLDI; this comes from the coding sequence ATGGAAAAAAGAAAAGATACGAAAACAACTCTAGCCAAAGAGGCTGATGTCAAGAGATCTTGGTATGTTATCAATGCAGAAGGGAAAACCCTAGGAAGGATTTCATCCGAGATAGCAAAAATCTTAAGAGGTAAACATAAAACAACTTTTACTCCTTATGTTGCTATGGGAGACGGAGTTATTGTTATTAATGCCGAAAAGGTTCGTTTAACTGGGAATAAAAAAGCTCAAAAAGTTTATCGTTATTACACAGGATTTATTTCTGGAATGCGCGAAGTGCCTTTTGAAAACATGTTAGCTAAAAAGCCTTCATATATTATTGAGCATGCAGTAAAAGGTATGCTGCCTAAAACTCGTTTAAGTAGACGGTTATTGAAATCTTTAAGGATATTAAAAGGAAGTTCCTATGAAGCCTTTGAAGCTCAAAAGCCGATTTTGTTAGATATTTAA
- the zwf gene encoding glucose-6-phosphate dehydrogenase, whose protein sequence is METVSSPNSKEGKSSLQSPPCVMVIFGATGDLTSRKLFPALYHLVKENKLSKNFVCVGFARRKKSHEQFREEMKQAVQRSSPNEELDIRVWEEFEPRIFYHESNFSSDAGYASLKEKLEDIDRTYGTLGNRLFYLSTPPEYFPEIIQNINKHHLFYHDQNTAPWSRVIIEKPFGVDLESAQELQKYIDDNLHEDAIYRIDHYLGKETVQNILTIRFANTLFESCWNSQYIDHVQISVSESIGIGTRGNLFEKSGMLRDMVQNHMMQLLCLLTMEPPTSFTSEEIKKEKINILKKIRPLSQEFIVRGQYGPGEVQDVSVLGYREEENIAEDSMVETYVALKMFIDNPRWFGVPFYLRAGKRLTKRSTDISIIFKKSYYNLFSPESCSECPMENDLLIIRIQPDEGVALKFNCKVPGTNNIVRPVHMDFRYDSYFKTKTPEAYERLLFDCILGDRTLFTSSNEVMASWELFTPVLKHWENEGKIEGLFPNYKAGSSGPKQAEELLSSDGKAWRPL, encoded by the coding sequence ATGGAAACAGTAAGTAGTCCAAATTCTAAAGAAGGGAAATCATCACTTCAATCTCCACCATGTGTTATGGTTATTTTTGGTGCTACTGGGGACCTCACTTCTCGTAAGCTTTTTCCAGCTTTGTATCATTTAGTTAAAGAGAATAAGCTTTCTAAAAATTTTGTTTGTGTGGGGTTTGCAAGAAGAAAAAAAAGTCACGAGCAGTTTCGTGAAGAAATGAAACAAGCTGTCCAGAGATCCTCTCCTAATGAAGAACTAGACATTCGTGTTTGGGAAGAGTTTGAACCTCGCATATTCTATCATGAATCTAATTTTTCTTCGGATGCAGGATATGCATCGCTAAAGGAAAAACTAGAAGATATTGATCGTACTTATGGAACTTTAGGAAATAGGTTGTTTTATCTGTCTACTCCACCTGAATATTTCCCAGAGATCATACAAAATATTAATAAGCACCACCTTTTCTACCATGATCAAAACACAGCCCCTTGGTCTCGAGTAATCATAGAAAAACCCTTCGGTGTAGACCTTGAGAGCGCTCAAGAATTACAGAAATACATAGATGACAATCTTCACGAAGATGCTATCTATCGTATAGATCATTATCTTGGAAAAGAAACGGTACAAAATATCCTTACTATACGTTTTGCAAATACCTTATTTGAGTCTTGCTGGAATTCTCAATACATTGATCATGTGCAAATAAGCGTTAGTGAATCAATAGGGATAGGTACACGAGGAAATCTTTTTGAAAAATCAGGCATGCTACGTGATATGGTGCAAAATCATATGATGCAGTTGCTGTGCTTGTTAACTATGGAGCCTCCAACATCATTTACTTCAGAAGAAATCAAAAAAGAGAAAATCAATATCTTGAAAAAAATACGTCCATTGTCCCAAGAATTTATCGTTCGAGGTCAGTACGGACCAGGAGAAGTTCAGGATGTCTCCGTCCTTGGTTATCGTGAAGAAGAAAATATTGCTGAAGACTCTATGGTAGAAACTTATGTAGCATTAAAAATGTTCATAGATAATCCTCGTTGGTTCGGTGTCCCCTTCTATTTGCGAGCAGGAAAACGCCTCACAAAACGGTCTACAGATATTTCTATCATCTTTAAAAAATCTTATTATAATTTGTTCTCCCCTGAATCATGCTCAGAATGCCCCATGGAAAATGATCTTCTGATTATTCGTATTCAGCCAGATGAAGGAGTTGCTTTGAAATTTAATTGTAAAGTTCCAGGAACTAACAATATTGTTCGCCCTGTGCACATGGACTTCCGCTATGACAGCTATTTTAAAACTAAAACTCCAGAAGCATACGAAAGATTACTCTTTGATTGTATTCTAGGAGATAGAACTCTTTTCACATCAAGTAATGAAGTCATGGCTTCTTGGGAGCTATTCACCCCTGTTTTAAAACACTGGGAAAATGAAGGAAAAATAGAAGGACTCTTTCCTAATTATAAGGCTGGATCTTCAGGACCAAAACAAGCAGAAGAACTCTTATCATCAGATGGGAAAGCATGGCGCCCTCTATAA
- a CDS encoding adenylate kinase: MFYIIMGPPGSGKGTQSQRLSNKLGLPHISSGDLLRFAIKANSTLGMEAQEYINKGELVPDVLVWNIIREKLDAPECLSGCIIDGFPRTLDQVIWLNNFLSQRNDHYRVIQLDVSKEEVVRRISSRFVCPLCGYISCQQGVRICPRCHVPLIRRSDDTPEIILQRLENYKKSTEPLIHYYQDLGKLVRISAESSPDEVFQSILTYTEV; this comes from the coding sequence ATGTTTTATATTATCATGGGCCCTCCTGGATCAGGAAAAGGGACACAGTCACAACGTCTTTCAAATAAGTTAGGACTACCTCATATAAGTTCGGGAGACCTTTTGCGTTTTGCTATTAAAGCGAACTCTACCCTTGGAATGGAAGCCCAAGAGTATATAAATAAGGGAGAACTTGTTCCTGATGTTTTAGTTTGGAATATTATCCGGGAAAAGTTAGATGCACCTGAGTGTTTATCGGGTTGTATTATTGATGGATTTCCTAGGACATTAGATCAAGTAATTTGGTTAAATAATTTTTTGTCACAACGTAATGACCACTATCGCGTAATTCAATTAGATGTATCTAAAGAAGAGGTCGTACGTCGAATTAGCTCTAGATTTGTTTGCCCCTTATGTGGTTATATCTCCTGTCAGCAAGGAGTTCGTATATGTCCTCGATGTCATGTACCCCTAATTCGTCGTTCTGATGATACGCCAGAAATTATTCTTCAAAGATTAGAAAATTATAAAAAATCTACAGAGCCGTTGATACATTACTATCAGGATCTCGGGAAATTAGTACGCATCTCTGCGGAATCTTCTCCTGATGAGGTTTTTCAGAGTATTTTAACTTACACAGAAGTTTAA
- the garD gene encoding inclusion membrane protein GarD → MANPTERNPYDNELINSLVAICESRSYPFMMRSNGSLERLHMSVPTSNSTIANLMLINKIPVPQNIPIHGDDNSSLGVVPYEHRRTFLFFINSYFFADYENNGRVRHFIYSLCRAVSIILNPLLGGVVHNVFVIHRLAKKYINLKTQENTIIRFVSKDTFLSPWTKGEYIASASAMHHSRRAVLYLIADKIGSLILGIFAVLSILAFIASTVLFFNAGLTLYGITAALSTCSFSTAIWNTNEISNHLLLIAWGLVTSIFTGASLPFSAIDPMVIFGLSAGALSIVLGVTYLIFKYIKRSFANRAISSMHRSLLSLHISEQIHNTNPLDPCVSKFMANQCLSPYNQLLDNQLFSLDGLERVQLQPNSIRSPFFLDDMPPPYYPDSPPSYEEVQQAINLANQEVQQEMDLANQEVQQEMDLENQEVQQEMDLENQEVQQETDSEN, encoded by the coding sequence ATGGCTAATCCTACAGAAAGAAACCCTTATGATAATGAACTTATAAACTCTCTTGTTGCAATATGTGAATCTCGTTCTTATCCTTTTATGATGCGTTCCAATGGTTCCCTAGAACGATTGCATATGTCTGTTCCAACCTCAAACTCGACTATTGCGAACTTGATGCTAATTAACAAGATTCCGGTTCCTCAAAATATCCCCATACATGGTGATGACAATTCCAGTTTAGGGGTTGTACCTTACGAACATCGTCGAACTTTCTTATTTTTTATAAATTCTTATTTCTTTGCAGATTATGAAAATAATGGGAGGGTGAGACACTTTATTTATAGTTTATGTAGAGCTGTAAGTATAATTTTAAATCCTCTTCTAGGTGGTGTTGTTCATAATGTATTTGTTATCCACCGCCTTGCTAAAAAATACATAAATCTAAAAACCCAAGAAAATACCATTATCCGGTTCGTGAGTAAGGATACATTTTTATCTCCATGGACAAAAGGAGAGTATATAGCCTCTGCATCTGCTATGCATCATTCCAGACGTGCTGTTCTATATCTAATAGCAGATAAAATAGGAAGTTTAATTCTTGGGATATTTGCTGTGTTAAGCATCTTAGCCTTCATAGCTTCTACCGTTTTATTCTTTAACGCAGGTTTGACTCTCTATGGGATTACGGCTGCTTTGTCAACCTGTTCATTCTCTACAGCTATTTGGAATACTAATGAAATATCGAATCACCTTCTGTTAATTGCTTGGGGGCTGGTTACTTCTATTTTCACAGGAGCATCACTCCCATTCTCAGCTATAGATCCTATGGTCATATTTGGACTTAGTGCGGGGGCACTCAGCATTGTCTTGGGGGTAACATATTTGATATTTAAATATATAAAACGCAGTTTTGCTAATCGTGCCATATCCTCTATGCATCGCTCGCTACTATCTCTACACATTAGTGAACAAATTCATAACACAAACCCTCTTGATCCATGTGTGTCTAAATTCATGGCCAACCAATGCCTATCTCCTTATAACCAATTATTAGATAATCAGCTTTTCTCGTTAGATGGCCTAGAAAGAGTCCAATTGCAACCTAATTCAATACGTTCTCCCTTTTTCCTCGATGATATGCCACCTCCCTATTATCCTGATTCTCCTCCAAGCTATGAAGAAGTTCAGCAAGCAATAAATTTAGCAAACCAAGAGGTTCAGCAAGAAATGGATTTAGCAAACCAAGAGGTTCAGCAAGAAATGGATTTAGAAAACCAAGAGGTTCAGCAAGAAATGGATTTAGAAAACCAAGAGGTTCAGCAAGAAACAGATTCAGAAAACTAA
- the garD gene encoding inclusion membrane protein GarD: protein MNLEHILTSNSRFVSSCALTLANENKFLSISLESQQAILNYLNGVDSVNIDSIQSMAGSSGIDVNYSSALKSAGSAITTVAGVNFATHCIEKILWFKYLCNIFNQSPSRQGMDTFLSALALSIILGIILLIFGPSLFSAVSNALKIHQSSQVIFKCRQENKNLQLLAELNQRNLSSHQQVAINIAMEANRQMATTYKQYRATRIAFLVVAIISCLALFALASGLILGFFFALPGSAAITAAIIGCGASGGALLILGVIGFILSSVYEFRQQNRAIHNFERSILCAMVSDLISQKPQEYQRSFTTQQIAHACLSTPVS, encoded by the coding sequence ATGAACCTTGAACACATATTAACCTCTAATAGTCGGTTTGTTTCTTCGTGTGCTTTGACCCTTGCTAATGAAAATAAATTTCTTTCTATTTCCTTAGAATCACAACAAGCTATTTTAAATTACTTAAACGGGGTTGATTCTGTAAATATAGATTCTATCCAATCTATGGCAGGTTCTTCAGGAATTGATGTGAATTACTCTAGTGCTCTTAAATCAGCGGGATCTGCCATAACTACTGTGGCCGGGGTAAATTTTGCAACTCACTGCATAGAAAAAATACTGTGGTTCAAATACCTCTGTAATATATTCAATCAGTCTCCTTCGCGTCAGGGAATGGATACATTCCTATCAGCCTTAGCTCTTTCTATTATACTAGGTATTATTTTATTAATTTTTGGTCCCTCTCTGTTCTCAGCTGTTTCTAATGCACTAAAAATCCACCAATCTTCTCAAGTTATTTTTAAATGTCGACAAGAAAACAAGAATCTTCAGCTTTTGGCAGAGTTAAATCAACGAAACCTTTCATCTCACCAGCAAGTTGCTATTAATATAGCTATGGAAGCTAATCGTCAAATGGCGACTACATACAAACAATATAGAGCTACTCGAATTGCATTTTTAGTAGTTGCTATTATTTCTTGTTTAGCATTGTTTGCATTAGCTTCTGGGCTTATACTAGGATTTTTCTTTGCTTTACCGGGGTCGGCAGCGATTACAGCAGCAATTATTGGCTGTGGAGCTAGCGGGGGTGCTCTGTTAATACTGGGAGTAATTGGATTTATTCTTTCCTCTGTATATGAATTTCGTCAACAAAACAGGGCTATTCATAACTTTGAGCGTTCTATTCTTTGTGCAATGGTCAGTGACCTGATTTCTCAAAAACCACAGGAATATCAAAGAAGCTTTACGACCCAACAAATTGCTCATGCATGCCTATCCACGCCTGTTTCCTAA
- the tsaD gene encoding tRNA (adenosine(37)-N6)-threonylcarbamoyltransferase complex transferase subunit TsaD produces the protein MLTLGLESSCDETSCSLVDGESNILANIVASQDGHTPYGGVVPEIASRAHLQVFPQVVLSAFQKAQVSWDDIDLLAVTTTPGLIGSLAIGVNFAKGLALGANKPLIGVNHVEAHLYAAYMEAKQVEFPALGLVVSGAHTAMFFMEDPLTYRLIGKTRDDAIGETFDKVARFLGLPYPGGSLIEKLAHNGCETAYPFSIARIAGYDLSFSGLKTAVLYAIKGKNSNHQTPLPQLSEEQKSNIAASFQYTAFTTIAQKLPTIIKTFSCRSLLLGGGVANNTFFRNLLCATLDIPIYFPSPQLCTDNAAMIAGLGRELFLSNKPKLEVSPCARYRWESVGEPCSSYP, from the coding sequence ATGCTTACTCTAGGCTTAGAAAGTTCTTGTGATGAAACATCATGTTCTCTTGTAGACGGAGAATCTAATATCTTAGCAAATATTGTGGCATCACAGGATGGGCACACTCCCTATGGAGGTGTAGTCCCGGAAATTGCCTCACGAGCTCATCTCCAGGTATTTCCTCAGGTTGTCCTCTCTGCTTTTCAAAAGGCTCAAGTTTCTTGGGATGATATAGATTTATTAGCTGTAACCACAACACCGGGATTGATAGGCTCCCTAGCAATAGGTGTAAATTTCGCTAAGGGTTTAGCTTTGGGAGCAAATAAGCCTTTAATTGGTGTCAATCATGTAGAGGCACATTTATATGCCGCCTATATGGAAGCAAAACAAGTGGAATTTCCCGCTTTAGGATTAGTGGTTTCTGGAGCTCATACAGCTATGTTTTTCATGGAAGATCCTTTAACTTATCGTCTTATTGGGAAAACACGCGATGATGCTATAGGAGAGACCTTCGATAAAGTTGCCAGATTTCTAGGATTACCCTATCCAGGAGGATCGTTAATTGAAAAATTAGCCCACAATGGATGTGAAACTGCTTATCCTTTTTCTATTGCTCGTATTGCAGGATATGATCTCTCTTTTAGCGGACTAAAGACAGCTGTTCTCTATGCAATTAAGGGGAAAAACAGTAACCACCAGACTCCTTTGCCTCAACTATCCGAAGAACAAAAAAGTAATATTGCTGCTTCTTTTCAGTACACGGCATTTACAACTATTGCACAAAAACTTCCGACTATTATAAAAACATTTTCGTGTAGATCGCTCCTTCTTGGAGGGGGGGTTGCAAATAATACATTTTTCCGAAATTTATTATGCGCAACTTTGGATATACCAATATATTTTCCTTCTCCACAGCTGTGTACTGATAACGCTGCTATGATTGCTGGATTAGGAAGAGAGCTTTTTCTCTCAAATAAACCAAAGCTGGAAGTTTCTCCATGCGCAAGATATCGTTGGGAATCAGTTGGGGAGCCCTGCTCCTCTTATCCCTAG
- a CDS encoding ABC transporter ATP-binding protein, with protein sequence MLPLIEAKNLSKVIQHNNQDLRILNNINLSIYPGEAVAITGASGSGKSTLLHLLGTLDKPSSGEIQFLGKPKETYNLPIFRNRHIGFIFQNFYLLEDDTVINNILIPARIAKKKVSKNSDTYEKASELIESIGLSHRMHTRCSCLSGGEKQRVAIARALINDPEILLADEPSGNLDDKTSEYIHQLLLSQATRTRSILLVTHNKQLANQCHRQGVLQNGELVFENTLNKEGN encoded by the coding sequence ATGCTACCCCTTATCGAAGCAAAAAATCTTTCTAAAGTTATCCAACACAATAATCAAGACCTCAGGATACTTAATAATATTAATCTTAGTATATATCCCGGAGAAGCTGTTGCTATCACTGGTGCTTCCGGAAGCGGGAAAAGTACATTACTACATTTATTAGGGACTTTAGATAAACCTTCCTCTGGAGAAATACAATTTTTAGGGAAACCTAAAGAAACATATAACCTTCCTATATTTAGAAACCGACATATTGGTTTTATTTTTCAAAATTTCTATCTCTTAGAAGATGATACAGTTATTAATAATATTTTAATTCCAGCACGAATTGCTAAGAAAAAAGTCTCTAAAAATTCAGATACATATGAAAAAGCTTCAGAACTTATAGAATCTATAGGATTATCTCATCGCATGCACACGCGATGTTCTTGCCTATCGGGAGGAGAAAAACAACGTGTAGCCATTGCCAGAGCTCTAATAAATGACCCAGAAATTTTACTTGCTGATGAACCTTCTGGGAATCTTGATGACAAAACTTCCGAATATATACACCAGCTTCTTCTTTCACAAGCAACAAGAACTCGTAGTATTCTTCTTGTCACTCATAATAAGCAATTAGCTAATCAATGCCACCGACAAGGTGTTTTACAGAACGGAGAACTTGTATTTGAAAATACATTGAATAAAGAAGGGAATTAA
- the rpsI gene encoding 30S ribosomal protein S9: protein MVKVTIKESVATGRRKQAVSSVRLRPGSGKIDVNGKSFEDYFPLEIQRATILSPLKIVGSPSEFDLIIRISGGGIQGQVIATRLGLARALLKKNIEVKQELKTRGFLTRDPRKKERKKYGHKKARKSFQFSKR from the coding sequence GTGGTAAAAGTTACAATAAAAGAATCAGTAGCAACAGGAAGAAGAAAACAAGCTGTATCTAGTGTTCGTCTTCGTCCGGGTAGTGGGAAAATTGATGTTAATGGAAAATCCTTTGAGGATTATTTTCCACTAGAAATTCAGAGAGCCACCATCCTTTCTCCACTAAAGATCGTGGGGAGCCCTAGCGAATTTGATTTAATTATTCGTATTAGTGGAGGGGGCATTCAAGGACAAGTAATCGCAACACGATTAGGATTAGCTCGGGCTTTATTAAAGAAAAATATTGAGGTCAAACAAGAGTTAAAAACACGAGGCTTTCTAACCAGAGATCCTAGAAAGAAAGAACGTAAAAAATACGGTCATAAAAAGGCTCGTAAGAGCTTCCAGTTCTCCAAGCGTTAA
- the pgl gene encoding 6-phosphogluconolactonase, with protein MATLVNFNNIHKILLTKKRELFIDLASQDWIITANKSIQQNNAFYVALSGGSTPLAIFENIIENKEKLLYPSRIFLFWGDERNVPPTSKDSNYGQAMSLLGELNIPEDHVFRMPVEDPEGDSKYQEIIETVIPQASFDMIMLGVGEDGHTLSLFPNTQAVQENTRLVVFNDVPQLNTKRMTLTLPIVRKAKHIVVYVQGENKKKIIKTLFSQSRDRVSPYPIEMISQGESPLFWILSPDAYELSDFDSISSLHKLDIV; from the coding sequence ATGGCAACACTAGTTAATTTTAATAATATTCATAAGATTCTCCTTACTAAGAAAAGAGAGTTATTTATTGATTTAGCTAGCCAAGATTGGATAATCACAGCAAATAAATCTATCCAACAGAATAATGCTTTTTATGTTGCTCTTTCGGGAGGATCTACTCCTCTAGCTATTTTTGAAAATATAATAGAAAACAAAGAAAAACTATTATATCCCTCAAGGATATTCTTATTTTGGGGAGATGAAAGAAACGTACCCCCCACATCCAAGGATAGCAATTATGGACAGGCCATGAGCTTGCTTGGCGAGCTGAATATTCCCGAGGATCATGTGTTTCGTATGCCGGTTGAGGATCCTGAAGGAGATAGTAAATACCAAGAAATTATCGAAACAGTCATTCCCCAAGCAAGTTTTGACATGATTATGCTGGGAGTTGGTGAAGATGGACACACGTTATCCCTATTCCCTAATACTCAAGCTGTCCAAGAAAATACCCGTCTTGTAGTGTTTAATGATGTACCGCAATTAAACACCAAAAGAATGACCCTAACTCTCCCCATAGTACGTAAAGCAAAACATATCGTCGTCTATGTGCAAGGAGAAAATAAAAAGAAAATTATCAAAACTCTATTTTCTCAATCCAGAGATCGTGTCTCTCCCTATCCTATAGAAATGATTAGTCAGGGAGAAAGTCCCCTGTTTTGGATTCTTTCTCCCGACGCTTATGAATTAAGTGATTTTGACTCCATTTCATCATTACATAAACTAGACATTGTTTAA
- a CDS encoding C40 family peptidase, with the protein MQYHQLHSSVSDLLSIDGKLETQLLFGERFLYNKEKKCYAYSQIVYDQFCDVWRPYPGYISKELNLFATSFIAPNAVVKTLNAFLEPWHLPLPYGSPLFVDTSGKVCLPKNSLSLLDGEVFCDLKHLRFLNEPFSLANLLKESELFLDFPYLWGGRCVHDCFPNYGVDCSGLIHILFQANGWSIPRNSRDQYRDCIFIDSFQNLPLGGCVFLQEDDEPHISHIMLKTGSKLLIHALQSLGKIIHFEIGKDGEFTKDRFYFHKKEGKAFFGVPKKRKAFF; encoded by the coding sequence ATGCAATATCATCAATTACATTCTTCTGTATCTGATCTCCTGTCAATAGATGGTAAGTTAGAAACACAATTATTGTTCGGAGAGCGTTTCTTATATAATAAAGAGAAGAAATGCTATGCGTATTCTCAAATTGTATATGATCAATTTTGTGATGTCTGGCGTCCTTATCCTGGATATATCTCTAAAGAGTTAAATTTATTCGCAACATCTTTTATAGCTCCAAATGCTGTGGTAAAAACATTAAATGCTTTTCTAGAGCCTTGGCATCTCCCTCTCCCCTATGGTTCTCCTTTATTTGTCGATACTTCAGGAAAAGTATGCTTGCCTAAGAATTCCCTATCCTTATTAGATGGAGAAGTTTTTTGTGATTTGAAGCATTTACGTTTTTTAAATGAACCATTTTCACTCGCTAATTTACTAAAAGAATCAGAGCTATTTCTTGATTTCCCCTATTTATGGGGTGGTCGATGTGTTCATGATTGCTTCCCTAATTATGGAGTAGATTGCTCTGGGTTGATTCATATTCTATTTCAAGCTAATGGTTGGAGCATCCCTAGGAATTCTAGAGATCAATATCGAGATTGTATTTTTATAGACAGTTTTCAAAATCTTCCTCTGGGAGGATGTGTATTTTTACAAGAAGATGACGAGCCACATATTTCTCATATTATGTTAAAAACGGGCTCTAAGCTATTAATCCATGCATTGCAATCTTTAGGTAAAATTATTCATTTTGAAATAGGAAAAGACGGAGAATTCACTAAGGATCGCTTTTACTTCCATAAGAAAGAAGGGAAGGCATTTTTTGGAGTCCCAAAGAAAAGAAAGGCATTTTTTTAA
- a CDS encoding peptide ABC transporter substrate-binding protein, with protein MRKISLGISWGALLLLSLASVGCSQCHHPRELISINMRDDPHSLDPREVRLLSNINLIKHIYEGLVQENTSTGEIEPALAEHYSVSDDGKKYTFHLRQAYWSNGDPLIAEDFIDSWKQVVTHEVGGIYHFAFDPIKNAKKVAQQSCLLNDIGFYAKDEKTIVVELDSPTSHFLKLLSLPIFFPVHEKQRQGITSIPITNGAFYLKKIKAKQWIRLEKNPHYYNHKQVNTQAIVVHFIPDANTAALLFNQGKLHWQGPPWGERIPTEALAHLKSKGRLHTFEVAGTSWITFNIHKFPFNSSKLRKALALALDKNSLVSAAFLDRVQPAHHLLPTSIHKSPISHFSPNPEEKNRCLAKKLFLESLEELGICSKDLENHTLAFPATSASHARLVQLIREQWKEVLGFTISIVGKEFSLLQKELTSGQFSLATGEWFADFSDPMAFLSLFDYPSGVAPYSINHKDFLSLLETIQKEQEAQKRSELVSQAVLYLESLHIIEPIYHDAFHVALNKKFSNLGFSPTGIVDFRYIDST; from the coding sequence ATGCGCAAGATATCGTTGGGAATCAGTTGGGGAGCCCTGCTCCTCTTATCCCTAGCATCGGTTGGGTGTTCCCAATGTCATCACCCTCGAGAACTAATCTCTATTAATATGCGGGATGATCCTCACTCCCTCGATCCTCGGGAAGTACGACTACTCTCTAATATTAATCTAATCAAGCATATCTATGAAGGATTAGTACAAGAAAATACGTCCACAGGAGAAATAGAACCCGCACTTGCAGAACACTATTCTGTTTCTGATGATGGTAAGAAATATACATTCCATCTAAGACAGGCATATTGGAGCAATGGCGACCCCCTAATAGCTGAGGATTTCATTGATTCTTGGAAACAAGTCGTGACTCATGAAGTCGGCGGAATCTACCATTTTGCTTTTGATCCCATTAAGAATGCTAAGAAAGTTGCTCAACAGAGTTGTTTGCTCAATGATATAGGATTCTACGCCAAAGATGAAAAAACTATAGTTGTTGAACTCGATTCCCCTACATCACATTTTTTAAAGCTATTATCCCTTCCTATTTTTTTCCCTGTACATGAAAAACAACGGCAAGGAATAACTTCAATACCAATAACAAATGGTGCGTTCTATCTTAAAAAAATCAAAGCTAAGCAATGGATTCGATTAGAGAAAAACCCTCATTATTATAATCATAAACAGGTCAATACTCAGGCCATAGTTGTCCATTTTATTCCCGATGCCAATACGGCTGCTCTTTTATTCAATCAAGGTAAATTGCATTGGCAAGGACCTCCTTGGGGAGAACGTATCCCTACAGAAGCTCTAGCTCATTTAAAATCTAAAGGACGTCTGCATACTTTTGAAGTCGCAGGAACCTCTTGGATCACTTTCAATATACATAAATTCCCCTTCAATTCTTCGAAGCTTAGAAAAGCTTTAGCTTTAGCTTTGGATAAAAATTCCCTAGTATCAGCTGCATTTCTAGATAGAGTTCAGCCAGCTCATCATTTATTACCCACAAGTATTCATAAGTCCCCTATTTCACATTTCTCACCTAATCCTGAGGAGAAAAATAGGTGCTTAGCAAAGAAATTATTTTTAGAGTCTCTGGAAGAGTTAGGCATCTGCTCTAAAGATCTTGAAAATCATACGTTAGCCTTTCCTGCAACTTCAGCGTCGCATGCCCGTCTTGTGCAGCTAATACGCGAACAATGGAAAGAAGTCTTAGGATTCACCATCTCTATAGTAGGGAAGGAGTTTTCTCTTTTACAAAAAGAACTAACTTCTGGACAGTTTTCCTTAGCTACAGGAGAATGGTTTGCAGATTTTTCTGACCCGATGGCTTTTCTCTCTCTTTTCGACTATCCGTCAGGAGTTGCTCCTTATAGTATTAATCATAAAGATTTCCTATCCTTATTGGAAACAATTCAGAAAGAACAGGAAGCTCAAAAACGTTCAGAACTTGTTTCACAGGCTGTATTGTATTTAGAAAGCCTACATATTATTGAACCCATTTATCATGATGCTTTCCATGTTGCATTAAATAAAAAATTCTCTAATTTAGGTTTTTCTCCTACAGGAATTGTAGATTTTCGTTACATTGACTCTACTTAA